The following is a genomic window from Acidimicrobiales bacterium.
CTCGACCCGGAGGCGGCCCCCCTCCTGGGCGCCCTGGCCGAGGCCTGGGCCCGGCCCGAGCCCGACCGGCGGGCCGCGGTGGCCGCGGTGGTGGCCGGCGCCCCCCGCTTCCTCGACGGCTGGGCCCGGCTGGGCCAGCTCGGGAGGGACGAGGTCGAGGCCTACGCCGCCTTCCGGGTGGGCTACCACCGGGGCCTGGACCGGCTGCGCCAGAACGGGTGGCGGGGGACCGGCTTCGTGCGCTGGCAGCACGAGCCCAACCGGGGCTTCCTGCGGGCCCTGCACGGCCTGGAGGTGGCCGCCCGCCGCATCGGCGAGGACGACGAGGCCGAGCGCTGCGCCCTTTTCCTGCGCCAGCTCGACCCGGCGTGGCCCCCGGCCGACCTGGACTGAGCGGCGGGCGACCGGCCCCTCAGCCCTGGTCGGAGAAGAAGATGGTGCGCTGCTCGCTGTACAGGTCCATGGCCGCCAGGCCCAGCTCCCGTCCCAGGCCCGACCGCTTCATCCCCCCGAACGGGGTCTCGACCCGGACCGAGGAGTGCGAGTTGACCGAGAGGCTGCCGGTGCGGAGGCGGCGGGCCACCCGGATGGCCCGGGTCGACGAACCGGTCCACAGCGAGCCCGACAGGCCGTAGTCGCTGTCGTTGGCCATGCGGACGGCGTCGTCCTCGTCGTCGAAGGGGATGACGGCGGCCACCGGCCCGAAGATCTCCTCCCGGGCGATGCGCATGCCGTTGTCGACGTCGGCCACCACCGCGGGGGTCAGGTAGAAGCCGGGCCCGTCCGGCACCTCGCCCCCGCACACCAGGCGCGTCCCCTCCTCGGCCCCGATGGCCAGGTAGTCGAGGGCCACCTGGCGCTGGCCGGCGGAGATCATCGGGCCCACCTGGGTGGCCGGGTCGAGGGGCGCGCCCACCACCAGGGCCCCGGTGGCCTCGGCGAAGGCGGCCACGAAGGCGTCGTACGCCGGCCGCTCGACCAGGATCCGGCTGCGGGCGCAGCAGTCCTGCCCGGCGTTGCCGAACACGGCCGACGGGGTGGCCGCCGCGGCCCGCTCGACGTCGGCGTCGGCGAAGACCACCGAGGCCGACTTGCCTCCCAGCTCCAGGCTGACCCGGGTGATGGTGTCGGCCGACTGCTTGAGGATGTGGGCCCCGGTGGCCGTCTCGCCGGTGAAGCCCACCTTGGCCACCCGGGGATCGGCCACCAGCAGGTCGCCCAGCACCGCCCCGGGGCCGGCCAGGACGTGCACCGCCTCGGGCGGCACCCCGGCCTCGACCAGGACGTCGCCCAGGGCCAGGGCGGTCAGCGGGGTCAGCGACGCCGGCTTCAGGATGATGGGGTTGCCGCAGGCCAGGGCCGGGGCCACCTTCCAGCAGGCGATGAGCAGGGGGAAGTTCCAGGGCACGATGAGGGCGCAGGGCCCGACCGGCTCCCGCAGGGTGACGGCCAGCCCGCCGTCCATGACCGGCACGGTGGTGCCCAGGTGCTTGTTGGCGGCGCCGGCGTAGTACTCGAAGGTGCGGGCCGCGGCCTCGACCTCCCAGCGGGCGTCGCCGATGGGGTGGCCACCGCCCACCGCCTCCAGCTCGGCCAGGTCGTCGGACCGGGCCCGCAGCAGGTCGGCCACCCGGGCCAGGACCCGGCCCCGCTCGGTGGCGCTGGTGGACGGCCACCGGCCCTGCCCGTCGGCGAAGGCGGCATGGGCCGCGGCCACGGCCCGCTCCACGTCGGCGGCCCCGGCCCGGGCCACGGTGGCGAAGGGCTCCCCGGTGTGCGGGGCCAGCACCGTGGTGGTGGCCCCGTCGGCGGCGGCCACCCGCTGGCCGGAGACCACCAGCAGGTCGGAGCGGAGGGGATCGGGCATGGCGGCGAGCTCCGGTGTCTTCTGCGGGTCGGGGGACGGGGCATCATACGAGCCGGCCCCGGGGCGACCGGCCCCGGGCACGGACGGCAGAGGAGCCGGGGATGGGTCGGTTGGACGGCAAGGTCGCCCTGATCACGGGGGCCGCCGGGGGCATGGGGGCGGTGGCGGCGGAGATGTTCGCGGCCGAGGGCGCCCGGGTGGCGGCGGTGGACCTGCGGGGCTGCGACGAGACCGTGGCCGCGGTGGAGGCGGCCGGCGGCCAAGCCCTCTCGCTGAAGGCCGACGTCACCGACGGCGCCTCGGTCGACGCCGCGGTGGCGGCCACCGTGGAGGCCTTCGGCGGGCTGCACGTCCTCTACAACAACGCCGGGGTCAGCCTGCCCGACGACGACGGCCCCACCACCACCTCCGAGGAGACGTGGGCCACCACCATGGAGGTCAACGTCACCGGCCTGTGGCGCTGCTGCCGGGCCGGCATCCCGGCCCTGCTGGACAGCGGTGGCGGCTCCATCATCAACGTGGCCAGCTTCGTGGCCCACGTGGGGGCGGCCACCCCCCAGCTGGCCTACACCACCTCCAAGGGGGCGGTGCTGTCCATGACCCGCGAGATCGCGGTGATCTACGGCCGCCAGGGCATCCGGGCCAACGCCCTGTGCCCCGGGCCGGTCCTCACCCCGCTGCTGGCCAAGTACCTCTCCGACGAGGAGAAGCGCCAGCGCCGCCTGGTCCACATCCCCATGGGCCGCTTCGGCGAGGCGGCCGAGATGGTGCAGGGGGCCCTGTTCCTGGCCTCCGACGAGTCGTCGTTCATGACCGGCCAGTCCCTGCTCATCGACGGCGGCATCACCGCCGCCTACACCACCCCCGAGTAGGAGGACCCCACCGTGCCCGCACCGGGGATCATCACCGCCGACCACCTCCGCCAGCTGGTGGCCGACGACGACGTCGACACCGTGCTGGTCTGCTTCCCCGACCTGCAGGGCCGGCTCATGGGCAAGCGGGTCACCGGCCGCTACTTCTGCGACACGGTGCTGGGCGGCACCATCGAGGTCTGCGACTACCTGCTGGCCGTGGACGTCGACATGACCCCGCTGCCGGGCTACACGTTCGCCAACTGGGACACCGGCTACGGCGACATGTCGGCCGTGCCCGACCTGGCCACCCTGCGCCTGGTGCCGTGGATCCCCCAGACGGCCCTGGTGCTGTGCGACCTCACCGTGGAGGGCGGGAGCGAGCCCATCGAGGTGTCGCCCCGGCGCATCCTGCGGCGCCAGCTGGAGCGGGCCGCCGAGCGGGGCCTGACCGTCAAGATCGGGGCCGAGCTGGAGTTCTTCCTGTTCAAGGACAGCTACGCCGAGGCCCACGACAAGGGGTACGAGGGCCTGCGCCCCCACTCGGACTGGATCGAGGACTACCACATCCTCCAGACCACCCGGGACGAGTACCTCATCCGCCAGATCCGCAACGGCATGGACGCCGCCGGGGTGCCGGTCGAGTTCTCCAAGGGCGAGGCCGGCTTCGGCCAGCACGAGATCAACCTGGTCTACGCCGAGGCCCTGGAGATGGCCGACCGCCACGCCGTCTACAAGAACGGGGCCAAGGAGATCGCCGCCGCCAACGACCGGTCGCTGACCTTCATGGCCAAGTGGTCCATGGACGACGTGGGGTCGTCGTGCCACATCCACTCCTCGGTGTGGGCCGACGGGGGCGAGACGTCCCTGGCCAGCGTGGACGGCGACCCCCGGGCCCTGTCGCCCACCGTGCGCCACTGGCTGGGCGGGCTGCTGGCCGCCTCCCGGGAGCTGACCTGGCTGTTCGCCCCCACCGTCAACTCCTACAAGCGGTTCCAGCCCGACTCCTGGGCCCCCACCGCCATCGCCTGGGGCGACGACAACCGCACCTGCGGCCTGCGGGTGGTGGGCCACGGCGCCCACCGCCGGGTGGAGTCCCGCATCCCCGGCGCGGACGTCAACCCGTACCTGGCCTACGCCGGGGTCATCGCCGCCGGCCTCCACGGCCTGGAGCACGAGATCGACCCCGGGCCGGCCTTCCAGGGCAACGCGTACGAGGCCACCGACGTGGAGCGCATCCCCTCCACCCTGGTCGAGGCCATCGACCTGTGGGAGGGCTCGGCCATCGCCCGGGCCGCCTTCGGCGACGACGTCCACCACCACCTGCTCAACACCGCCCGCCAGGAGTGGCTGGCCGCCAACCGGGCCGTCACCGACTGGGAGCTGCGCCGCGGCTTCGAGCGCCTGTGAGCGGCCGGCCCGCCGGTAGCGTGGTCAGTCGATGAGCACCACCGTGCCCCTGACGGCACCCGCCCCCGCCCCCGCCCGCCAGGGCACGGAGCTCTCGGCCACCGTGGGCGCCCCCGTGGTGGCGGTGACCGGCCGGCTCATCGCCGCCGAGCGCATCGAGCGCATGCTCGAGCCCCAGGCCGCCATCCCGGC
Proteins encoded in this region:
- a CDS encoding aldehyde dehydrogenase family protein produces the protein MPDPLRSDLLVVSGQRVAAADGATTTVLAPHTGEPFATVARAGAADVERAVAAAHAAFADGQGRWPSTSATERGRVLARVADLLRARSDDLAELEAVGGGHPIGDARWEVEAAARTFEYYAGAANKHLGTTVPVMDGGLAVTLREPVGPCALIVPWNFPLLIACWKVAPALACGNPIILKPASLTPLTALALGDVLVEAGVPPEAVHVLAGPGAVLGDLLVADPRVAKVGFTGETATGAHILKQSADTITRVSLELGGKSASVVFADADVERAAAATPSAVFGNAGQDCCARSRILVERPAYDAFVAAFAEATGALVVGAPLDPATQVGPMISAGQRQVALDYLAIGAEEGTRLVCGGEVPDGPGFYLTPAVVADVDNGMRIAREEIFGPVAAVIPFDDEDDAVRMANDSDYGLSGSLWTGSSTRAIRVARRLRTGSLSVNSHSSVRVETPFGGMKRSGLGRELGLAAMDLYSEQRTIFFSDQG
- a CDS encoding SDR family oxidoreductase; the encoded protein is MGRLDGKVALITGAAGGMGAVAAEMFAAEGARVAAVDLRGCDETVAAVEAAGGQALSLKADVTDGASVDAAVAATVEAFGGLHVLYNNAGVSLPDDDGPTTTSEETWATTMEVNVTGLWRCCRAGIPALLDSGGGSIINVASFVAHVGAATPQLAYTTSKGAVLSMTREIAVIYGRQGIRANALCPGPVLTPLLAKYLSDEEKRQRRLVHIPMGRFGEAAEMVQGALFLASDESSFMTGQSLLIDGGITAAYTTPE
- a CDS encoding DUF3151 family protein produces the protein MSDQPISLSPSGPPETVLDPEAAPLLGALAEAWARPEPDRRAAVAAVVAGAPRFLDGWARLGQLGRDEVEAYAAFRVGYHRGLDRLRQNGWRGTGFVRWQHEPNRGFLRALHGLEVAARRIGEDDEAERCALFLRQLDPAWPPADLD
- a CDS encoding glutamine synthetase family protein; protein product: MPAPGIITADHLRQLVADDDVDTVLVCFPDLQGRLMGKRVTGRYFCDTVLGGTIEVCDYLLAVDVDMTPLPGYTFANWDTGYGDMSAVPDLATLRLVPWIPQTALVLCDLTVEGGSEPIEVSPRRILRRQLERAAERGLTVKIGAELEFFLFKDSYAEAHDKGYEGLRPHSDWIEDYHILQTTRDEYLIRQIRNGMDAAGVPVEFSKGEAGFGQHEINLVYAEALEMADRHAVYKNGAKEIAAANDRSLTFMAKWSMDDVGSSCHIHSSVWADGGETSLASVDGDPRALSPTVRHWLGGLLAASRELTWLFAPTVNSYKRFQPDSWAPTAIAWGDDNRTCGLRVVGHGAHRRVESRIPGADVNPYLAYAGVIAAGLHGLEHEIDPGPAFQGNAYEATDVERIPSTLVEAIDLWEGSAIARAAFGDDVHHHLLNTARQEWLAANRAVTDWELRRGFERL